From the genome of Colwellia psychrerythraea 34H, one region includes:
- a CDS encoding efflux RND transporter periplasmic adaptor subunit, translating to MTINKNTNDSVERPVVKVRHITLTGIILGLVFGVIITLVVTSFLPSTTSVSDSSKEENKPLYWVAPMDANFRRDQPGQSPMGMDLIPYYGSQNNTIDEGAGTIKISPSVINNLGVRTTTATYRPLKTTIETVGYVTYDEDKLVHIHPRISGWVEKLYINAIGDPVTKGQPLYDIYSPELVNAQEELLLALDRKNKRLISAAENRLIALQIPRKAINALKKDKKVQLNVTFYAPQNGVVESLFVRQGFYVKPETMMLSIVDLNQVWVKAEVFERDVFKVVIGDSASMRLDYLPSKQWLGKVEHVHPMLNPKTRTGIVRLHFNNQNGDLRPNMFAQISIAINDNEPALQVPKEAVIRTGNQDRVVLALGDGYFKSVAVKIGRFDRDNIEIISGLSEGEKVVSSAQFLLDSESSKTSDFKRMHIEEFQSDDFMDESNNDVSSAMVNGTVTSVMTDHRMVTIDREAIEKWNREPASVDFIVSESVDMALFTVDAYLMFTFEIREGEFIIVSAMAMKKGMSGSSSHDMAQGEKQ from the coding sequence ATGACTATCAATAAAAACACCAATGACTCAGTAGAACGCCCAGTAGTAAAAGTCAGACACATTACGTTAACAGGCATAATTTTAGGCTTAGTTTTCGGGGTAATAATCACTTTAGTTGTAACGAGCTTTTTACCCTCAACAACAAGTGTTAGTGATAGTAGTAAAGAAGAAAATAAACCTTTGTATTGGGTAGCGCCAATGGATGCAAATTTTAGACGTGATCAACCTGGTCAATCCCCTATGGGTATGGATCTTATCCCTTACTACGGTAGTCAAAACAATACGATTGATGAAGGCGCTGGCACTATAAAAATATCGCCGAGTGTTATAAATAACTTAGGTGTGCGCACTACAACGGCGACTTATCGCCCACTCAAGACCACGATAGAAACCGTAGGTTATGTCACTTATGATGAAGACAAATTAGTGCATATTCACCCACGTATTTCCGGCTGGGTTGAGAAGCTCTACATCAACGCTATTGGTGATCCTGTAACCAAGGGTCAACCGCTTTATGACATATATTCACCTGAATTGGTTAATGCTCAAGAAGAATTACTGCTCGCATTGGATAGAAAAAATAAGCGTTTAATTTCAGCTGCTGAAAATCGTCTTATCGCCTTACAAATCCCTCGTAAAGCTATTAACGCCTTAAAAAAGGATAAAAAAGTACAGCTCAACGTTACTTTTTACGCACCACAAAATGGTGTAGTTGAGAGCTTATTTGTCAGACAAGGTTTCTACGTAAAACCAGAAACCATGATGTTATCTATAGTCGATTTAAATCAGGTATGGGTAAAAGCAGAAGTTTTCGAGCGCGATGTTTTTAAAGTAGTCATCGGCGATAGTGCTAGCATGCGTTTAGATTATTTACCCTCGAAACAATGGCTCGGTAAAGTAGAACACGTACACCCTATGTTAAATCCAAAAACAAGAACCGGTATTGTTAGGTTGCATTTTAATAACCAGAACGGTGATTTAAGACCGAATATGTTCGCGCAAATTTCAATAGCGATCAATGACAACGAACCCGCTTTGCAAGTACCAAAAGAAGCCGTTATTCGCACGGGTAACCAAGACAGAGTTGTTTTGGCACTAGGCGATGGTTACTTTAAGTCGGTCGCGGTGAAAATTGGTCGTTTTGATCGTGATAATATCGAAATTATTTCGGGTCTTTCTGAAGGAGAGAAAGTAGTTAGTTCCGCTCAGTTTTTACTCGACTCAGAGTCTAGCAAAACGTCAGACTTTAAACGTATGCATATTGAAGAGTTTCAATCTGATGATTTTATGGACGAAAGTAATAATGACGTGTCTTCGGCAATGGTAAATGGCACCGTCACTTCCGTGATGACCGATCACCGCATGGTTACTATCGATCGTGAAGCGATTGAAAAATGGAACCGAGAGCCCGCTAGTGTTGATTTCATTGTGAGTGAATCCGTGGATATGGCACTATTTACTGTTGATGCTTATTTAATGTTTACCTTCGAAATTAGAGAGGGTGAATTCATTATTGTTAGCGCTATGGCGATGAAAAAAGGCATGTCAGGCAGCTCTTCACATGATATGGCTCAGGGAGAGAAACAATGA
- a CDS encoding TolC family protein — protein MFLFSFPVQARATVASIITLSVLCAISPTLQAADNKKVWSFNSTVTTAQKNDPWLTGNKHQQQAVEAMSNAASSLPDPKMSVAFANLPTDGFDFSQEGMTQLKVGITQMFPRGDSLTIKNQQLRIQSEAYPFQRNDRKAKVAVTVGSLWLDAYYVQQSSALIEQNRSLFEQLADVAQASYSSTLGKTRQQDIVRAQLELTQLDDRLDRLAQQQNSYLGRLSQWLSTAFLNDPMQVNIAEVGQLQNMKLAKQLPQLDLLHEDLNHSGAARSNADRNGLSSTSLNNPPWLSVEELTEQFVKHPAVIALDKKILATKTGINLAEQAYQPEWGINASYGYRDDDPSGNNRADLFSVGVTFDLPLFTDNRQDMTVKSAVSATEAVKTEKILLLRQLLGAFSSAQGRLSRLNNRKTLYQTRLLPQIHDQAEASLTAYTNDDGDFSEVVRSRIAVLNAEIEQLKIAVEQQKIILELNYLFVGSLATNNTSKNPQQTFAQREEK, from the coding sequence ATGTTTTTATTTTCTTTTCCCGTTCAAGCTCGCGCAACTGTTGCCAGCATCATCACATTAAGTGTGTTATGTGCTATTAGCCCTACTCTTCAGGCTGCTGATAATAAAAAGGTTTGGTCATTTAATAGCACAGTAACAACCGCGCAAAAAAACGACCCTTGGCTCACGGGCAATAAACACCAGCAACAAGCCGTTGAGGCCATGAGCAATGCAGCTTCAAGTTTGCCAGATCCTAAAATGTCGGTCGCATTTGCAAACCTGCCTACCGATGGTTTTGATTTTTCTCAAGAGGGTATGACACAGCTAAAAGTGGGGATTACCCAGATGTTTCCTCGAGGTGATAGCCTGACAATAAAGAATCAGCAATTGCGTATTCAAAGTGAGGCCTATCCGTTTCAACGTAACGACAGAAAAGCCAAAGTTGCTGTTACCGTTGGCAGTTTATGGCTGGATGCTTATTACGTTCAACAAAGTAGTGCCCTAATAGAACAAAATCGCTCCTTGTTCGAGCAATTAGCGGATGTAGCTCAAGCCAGTTATTCTTCAACGTTAGGTAAAACACGCCAACAAGATATTGTTCGTGCCCAACTTGAGTTAACACAGCTAGATGATCGACTCGATAGACTCGCACAGCAACAAAATTCTTACCTAGGCAGGTTATCACAATGGCTATCGACGGCATTTCTTAACGATCCTATGCAAGTAAATATTGCTGAAGTCGGTCAACTACAGAATATGAAATTAGCTAAGCAATTACCCCAGTTAGATTTACTACATGAAGATTTAAATCACTCGGGCGCTGCTCGTTCAAATGCCGACAGGAATGGCCTTAGCAGTACTAGTTTGAACAATCCCCCTTGGTTATCTGTTGAGGAGCTCACCGAACAATTCGTTAAGCACCCTGCAGTTATTGCATTAGATAAAAAAATACTAGCGACAAAAACAGGCATAAATTTAGCAGAACAAGCCTACCAACCTGAGTGGGGTATTAATGCAAGTTATGGCTATCGTGATGATGATCCCTCAGGTAACAATAGAGCAGATTTATTCTCTGTTGGGGTGACTTTTGATCTGCCACTGTTTACTGATAATCGTCAAGATATGACAGTAAAATCAGCAGTTTCAGCAACAGAAGCAGTAAAAACAGAAAAAATATTATTACTGCGTCAGTTACTGGGTGCTTTCTCTAGTGCACAAGGGCGTTTATCACGTTTGAACAATCGTAAAACACTTTACCAAACCAGACTGTTGCCACAAATTCACGATCAAGCAGAAGCCTCATTAACGGCATATACCAATGATGATGGTGATTTTTCCGAAGTCGTACGATCACGCATCGCCGTACTTAATGCTGAAATAGAACAGCTAAAAATTGCGGTTGAACAGCAAAAAATAATTTTAGAACTGAATTACCTTTTTGTCGGTAGTTTGGCTACGAACAATACATCGAAAAATCCGCAGCAAACTTTTGCTCAGCGTGAGGAAAAATAA